In Litorimonas taeanensis, one DNA window encodes the following:
- a CDS encoding L-aspartate oxidase → MNTPLDTKRLPAGAVLVVGAGLAGLYLALKLAPRPVFVLTSRRSTVGAASAWAQGGIAAALSPDDSAASHAADTIAAGDGLVDPVIAKILSEEGPARVHDLAAMGVPFDRDSQGRLFLSLEAAHSMPRVARVKGDTAGREIINIMVEKAQAADHITGLIGWRAESLLTDNHGGIAGALARRDDGALLGIEADITVMATGGVGGLFAVTTNPKTARGDALGMAAVVGAKMRDMEFVQFHPTAIDIGRDPAPLATEALRGEGAVLTNSDGVRFMQRYHEQGELAPRDDVARAIFAEIQAGRQPYLDCRTAIGAHFDEEFPTVFKSCMSANIDPRTQLIPVSPAVHYHMGGLATDSVGQTNLDGLFAVGECSATGVHGANRLASNSLLEAVVFGGRAAAHINNMTISPKKASTIRSQPWLSMKKEISLGLRQAMTLKCGVRRNADDLNALIDYIDSLIAIVGRANPLITSRIIASAALTREESRGGHFRDDFPNTKDEARSSYLTYDQLN, encoded by the coding sequence TTGAATACGCCTTTAGATACAAAGCGCCTGCCTGCTGGTGCGGTTCTCGTTGTCGGTGCAGGCTTGGCGGGTTTATATTTGGCGCTAAAGCTCGCACCGCGCCCAGTGTTTGTTTTAACGTCTCGTCGTTCCACGGTGGGCGCAGCATCGGCATGGGCGCAAGGCGGAATTGCAGCGGCGCTTTCTCCTGATGACAGCGCCGCTAGCCATGCCGCGGATACCATAGCGGCGGGCGATGGTCTTGTTGACCCTGTCATCGCTAAAATCCTTTCAGAAGAAGGCCCTGCCCGTGTGCATGACCTCGCAGCGATGGGCGTACCCTTTGACCGAGATAGCCAAGGACGCTTATTCCTTTCACTTGAGGCCGCTCACTCTATGCCGCGCGTAGCGCGCGTCAAAGGCGATACAGCAGGGCGTGAGATTATCAATATTATGGTCGAAAAAGCACAAGCTGCCGACCATATTACTGGGCTTATTGGTTGGCGGGCCGAAAGCCTATTGACGGATAACCATGGCGGCATTGCGGGTGCGTTGGCGCGACGTGATGATGGCGCCTTACTGGGTATAGAAGCCGATATTACCGTGATGGCGACAGGCGGCGTAGGCGGATTATTTGCTGTTACGACGAACCCCAAAACGGCGCGCGGTGACGCGCTTGGCATGGCGGCTGTTGTCGGTGCCAAAATGCGTGATATGGAATTTGTTCAGTTCCACCCCACTGCAATAGACATAGGCCGTGACCCTGCCCCCTTGGCAACCGAAGCGCTTCGCGGCGAAGGGGCCGTTTTGACTAATTCTGATGGCGTAAGGTTTATGCAGCGCTATCATGAGCAAGGCGAACTTGCTCCCCGCGATGATGTGGCCCGCGCTATATTTGCAGAAATTCAAGCGGGACGTCAGCCCTATTTAGATTGCCGCACAGCGATAGGGGCCCATTTCGACGAGGAATTCCCGACTGTTTTCAAAAGCTGTATGAGCGCGAATATTGACCCTCGTACTCAGCTCATCCCTGTCTCTCCTGCCGTACATTATCATATGGGCGGTCTTGCAACAGATAGTGTGGGCCAAACTAATTTAGACGGATTATTCGCTGTCGGAGAGTGTAGTGCAACGGGCGTACACGGCGCCAATCGATTGGCCAGTAACTCGCTTTTGGAAGCCGTGGTGTTTGGTGGCCGCGCCGCAGCCCATATCAATAATATGACGATATCACCGAAAAAAGCCTCAACCATTCGGTCACAACCTTGGCTCTCTATGAAAAAAGAGATTAGCCTGGGTCTTCGTCAGGCCATGACATTGAAGTGCGGCGTGCGCCGAAACGCAGACGATTTAAACGCATTGATTGATTATATTGATAGCCTTATCGCTATCGTTGGCCGGGCTAACCCTCTTATCACCTCTCGTATTATTGCCTCCGCGGCCTTAACCAGAGAAGAAAGCCGAGGCGGGCATTTCAGAGATGACTTTCCTAATACCAAAGATGAGGCAAGATCATCTTACCTCACCTATGATCAGTTAAATTAA
- the nadA gene encoding quinolinate synthase NadA produces the protein MGKELINWENGRWIGQTLEVENGVCAVPDRPTGELAYTDEVRAATDHLYDQVSDFIPKMEWPAYAPLVHAINKLKKEKNAVILAHNYMTPDIFGLVGDYTGDSLGLAIEATKTDADIIIQGGVHFMAETSKILCPEKRVFIPSMRAGCSLASSITGDDIKLIKERYPGIPVVTYVNTSADVKAESDICCTSSNAVAIVQHIAAEWGVNKVIMLPDEFLAKNVAKQTDIEVIAWHGRCEVHARFSAADVREMREAHPGVVVLAHPECPPEVVAESDFTGSTKAMSDYVSDNKPKNVILLTECSMSDNVAMENPTTDFVRPCNLCPHMKRITLENLYECLRDESNEVLVPEAMRKRAYDAVMRMINVKFDPVLGHFNPKLPEESVKVI, from the coding sequence ATGGGCAAAGAACTGATAAATTGGGAAAACGGGCGTTGGATTGGTCAAACACTTGAAGTCGAGAATGGTGTCTGCGCAGTTCCAGACAGACCAACGGGTGAACTGGCTTATACTGATGAAGTAAGAGCCGCGACAGATCACCTTTATGACCAAGTCAGTGACTTTATCCCTAAAATGGAATGGCCAGCCTATGCTCCACTTGTTCATGCCATTAACAAGCTGAAAAAAGAGAAAAACGCCGTTATTTTGGCGCATAATTACATGACGCCTGATATTTTTGGTCTGGTCGGAGATTATACTGGAGATTCTCTCGGGCTCGCTATTGAAGCGACCAAAACAGATGCGGACATCATTATCCAAGGCGGCGTGCATTTTATGGCTGAAACGTCAAAAATTTTATGCCCTGAAAAACGTGTCTTTATCCCGTCTATGCGGGCGGGCTGTTCCCTTGCCTCTTCAATTACAGGTGATGATATTAAGCTCATTAAAGAGCGTTACCCCGGCATCCCCGTCGTTACTTATGTAAATACATCAGCCGATGTGAAAGCCGAGTCAGATATTTGCTGCACGAGCTCCAATGCAGTAGCAATTGTGCAGCACATCGCGGCGGAATGGGGCGTTAACAAAGTCATCATGCTACCAGATGAATTCTTAGCTAAAAATGTGGCAAAACAGACTGATATTGAAGTGATTGCGTGGCATGGTCGCTGCGAGGTGCATGCCCGTTTCTCTGCCGCAGATGTTCGCGAAATGCGTGAAGCCCATCCCGGCGTCGTAGTCTTAGCTCACCCAGAATGCCCGCCCGAAGTCGTTGCGGAAAGTGATTTTACGGGCTCAACCAAAGCCATGTCTGATTATGTTTCAGATAATAAGCCGAAAAATGTTATCTTACTAACCGAATGCTCCATGTCCGATAATGTCGCGATGGAAAACCCTACAACAGATTTTGTACGTCCATGTAACCTTTGCCCCCATATGAAACGGATCACATTAGAGAATCTTTACGAATGCCTGCGCGATGAAAGCAATGAAGTCCTTGTTCCAGAAGCCATGCGAAAGCGGGCTTATGACGCTGTCATGCGGATGATTAATGTGAAATTCGATCCTGTATTGGGGCATTTCAACCCTAAACTTCCCGAAGAATCCGTGAAGGTTATATAG